The Mus caroli chromosome 15, CAROLI_EIJ_v1.1, whole genome shotgun sequence DNA segment TCCCTATGTTAGTAGCTATTCATTACTATATCAAGGTAATAAGCCTACGAGGAGGAAAATTCGTTTTGGCTGACGGTTTCTGAGGCTTCAGTCTAGGTTCACGGAACTTAattgctttgggcctgtggcaaGGCAGTGCCTCGGCCCACGGAACAGGCAGTAGGGGTAAATATCCCTTGCAAAGGCATGACTGCAGTCATCTGACCTCCTTCCACgaggcctctgcaggcatcactAACTTCCAGCTGCACACGGCACCCGACAGCTAAGCCTTCACACCTAGATGttcaagagacagaaagatccaaACTATTGTCCGTGCCACGTACTTAGAATACAATTGTAGCCTTCTCTGTGGGTTTGTATGTCCACGCATGCGTGTGTTTGAAGGTTTGTTTTCCCGTATGAAGTACCAAGGAAAGCCTCTGTGCTTGGTAGTGAGGCTGAAGAGGTAAACCTAAGGCTTCTGTATTGTACTTTAAAGACAAAGAGGGGTGTTTCGCTCTTTGTATCTTCGCACTTACACATcgtttttgtgtttttatcagtttgggtttgtttgtttgtttgctgttatttttgtttcatattgttaTCTTCAGAGTGTTTCGAATTATGGATGACAATAACAACCGAACCCTCGATTTCAAAGAATTTTTGAAAGGCTTAAATGATTACGCTGTGGTCATGgaaaaagaggaggcagaagaactTTTCCGGAGATTCGATAGAGATGGCAGTGGAACAATAGACTTCAATGAGTTTCTTCTCACGTTAAGGGTAAGTGTGAGCCCCGGTGAGGATTCAGTATTGATAGCGTAGCAGAAGCCAGGGCCCTTAAACCAGACCAATCACTCATTGCCGTGAACATGTGTAAGTGACCCTTTGGACAAAAGGGTCTACTGTGTGTCACACAGTAGCTTCCACGACAAGATTGTTGtcgttgtttatttatttactcatttgctTGTTTATGATTTCCGGTTTCTTTTgatgggggaggttgcaaggacaGAGGGGAGGTATGAAGGGACAGGGAGCTGAGTGggattggagtgcatgatgtgaaattcagaaagaatcaataagaagttaagaaaaaaagagtaagaatGGTCCCCAACCGTACTCCCAGGGATCAATATTTTCTGTTGAGGAGCTTGGCTTTCTTGTGCTTTGAGTTAGTTACTTCAAGAATTTGTTTTCAGAGCTTGCTAGTACATTTCAGGGGGTGTGGGCAGAAGACTGCGGAGCAGCTGAGGGACTTTCTGAAACATCTCACTTAGTGGTAGGCTGGCAATTTCACATCAGTGAGGCAAAAAGTGATCATCATATCTGCTACAGAAGAGGCTCATTTGCACATGCATTTttccatgggtttttgtttttgtttttaaattcatctAGCCTCCAATGTCCAGAGCCAGAAAAGAGGTAATCATGAAAGCTTTTAGAAAGTTAGACAAAACTGGAGATGGGGTTATAACCATTGAAGACCTTCGTGAAGTTTATAATGCTAAACACCATCCAAAGTATCAAAATGGGGAATGGACAGAGGAGCAAGTCTTCAGGAAATTTCTGGATAACTTTGACTCACCCTATGATAAAGATGGATTGGTAAGTGAAAAGATGAATCCAAACGCAGTTCATTTACCCAAATTAGAATTGTAAGTAAGAAATAGGTTCAGAGCCTTACAAAGCTCAACATGTTGACACCATAACTGttacaaacagaagaaaacatgtcTTTGGGGCCACATGAACCGTTGAAAGCTAAAGtgataaaatattcatttcaacGTGTAGTGAGACAGGCGTCTCTTTCTTGGTAGGGGAATCTGTGAGCTACTAATTACTCACCATGGAAAATGTGTTGTTTTGAACATCAGCCCATCTCATCATTGCTGGATTCCCCGTGTACAGCTTAGCTATATTCTCATGAAGTAGATTACAATAAAAGCATGCTTGATTTTAAATGGGGGCCTTTCAGGAGGTTTGGCTCCTATTCTGTTGCCCTTAAGAGCATCGTTTGCCTTCACACTTGCCTGTGTGAAAAGAGGCTGTTGGTAAAGGGAATCCCAGAGAGCAGATTTTACCCTGACTCACTCTTTAGTCAGTTTTGAGATTAGCTTGCACATCTAAATTACAGTGAACTTCAGGACAAAAGCAACTCCATCTTCATTGGTCATTACCGTCAAGTATACAACATATATGGGAGAGATGCAATAAGATGCATAAGCCACCTGTTTGACCACTTGGAGGCAGTTTTTGTCTTAGATGACCTGAGATTTATAGGGTTGAGGGAGGGGAGTtcctcagcctcagcagcagtagcagcaacaacagcagcaagagCAGAACCTTTGAACCTTCAGACCATAGCAGAAAAGGTAACTGGGACCGTGGCTAGGGATAGTGCTAATGGTAAGAAGCCTCCTCCCTCGGTAGGGagttccccctccctttcccagaAAGCCTGATGACTTGTCTTCTTGTCACTGGGTGGGAGGTACGAAGGGGAAGTGCCCTCCTGCTGACATTTTGCAGACAGACATGGAGCAGTAGCTGAAGTGTCTTGTAGGTTGAGGAATTGTGCGCCAGATACAAGAGCTTCTGTTGGGCAGCCAAATTATCTAGGACAGGAATAACAGAACGGCATGTTTCCTCTAGTACTGCTGTCTTTGATCTCCAAGATGTCAAGTGAAAAATAACCAACTGCCATTTCCCCTAATAGCTCAGCTCTACATGGTCCCTGTTGCCTCTGGTTCCTTCTGCAGGTGGTTCCTCTTTGTCACAAGGGAAATGTCAGCTGCCCTTGTCTCTAACAAGTTCAAGTAGCCATTTGTGATTCAACTGATTTAACGTCCCCATTTCATCCCCTTCTGACATTTATCTTAATCTGCCATGGTGATCTCTCAAATTCTCAAAGGgttattgagggtttttttttgtttttttgtttttttgtagttACAATGTTTGATGTTGCTTGAGTATCATAAGCCTGGTAATGTAGAATATTAACTGtttcttttcagtgtgtgtgtgtgttaaaatggaGATTACTGGCTATACTGAAGAACCACAGAACATGACATTTGGGAAGATGTACCCAAAGTCTTTGCATACTTGCTGTATGTCCATATTTaatgtatgctcacacacacccATATTTGAGATTCTTacatataaatcatataaaaaagcttatttttattactaaacataatatatacacagcTTTATAATTAGCAATAAATCTGAACAATAATATAGCAATAAATCTGAACAATATTTATTGGGCACTTATCAACTAGCTATTTGCTAAGGCTCCACAGATACCTTATTTAatagatataataaatatgttcatCCGAGTGATTCAAacttttgtgggttctgggaattgaacccaggtgcTCTAAAAGAACAGTCTGtcctcttactgctgagccatctctccagcccccaaactttTATAGTTTTAATAACATCCTAAAAATCCAAAGATAttgtagataaaataaaaacaccctATGACAAACACTTTCACACAGAGAACAATTCCCATGTGTatgttgtttatttgtgtttacaAACTTATTACCACAGATCCTCTATTCACTGAATTCAGGGTCATTCTTCCTAAAGTCTTTTACTGGTCTTGAGGAAAGAGGTTTGGGAAAGATTGTAGATTTGTTTAGCTTATTGctctttgttttggtttaattttccTGTTTGTCAGTGAGTTTGTCGGTGAGTATATGAAAGAGACACTAATGTTTCCAAAGATTAGTGTGACAGATTAAGCTATTATGGACTTGAAATAATTTCTCAGTTATTTCTCAAGTTTCTTTCTTGTGATGATTTTATCTTTTGACTTAGAAGTTGCCAACTCCTACTAACTTATGAGATtcccctatcccccacccccaaagttcTATGAATTCTGACATAGATAAACACATCTGCTGATATTCCAGGCCATCAGTCAAATGCAGCACACAGTGGAGAAGCTGGGAGGGCTGGGAAGAGAGCTGCAGAAGGTAGTGTTTTTGCTTACTCTCAGCCTTGAATGAGGAATTCATACTGAGAAACTCACGCAAACTGCTTGCGTTTTACTAGAAATCACTTTCTTTACCCATAGGACAGAGCATTTGTTGAAAGACAAGACATCGCTTATCCTGATATTGTACATAGCCTGCTTCTGACATGTACCAGAAAGACAGTATTAACTGTAGCTGAAGGACACATATTTCCTATTCTGGGCCTACTCTCTTGTGTCTGAACTAACAAGCCCCAGTTCTTAAAAGATGTCACCCCatgactctcttcctctctccacttaGGATGGCTTGGATATTTTTAGGGGTCACCTCTCCTCCTGCCCTGAATCACTCTTACCATGATCTTTAACTTGGTTTCATCTTTACTTTACTTTTAGGTTTGTTCCGCACACAGCTGTAATCACACAGGAATAAGCCCTTCGTGGGATCGCCCCTTTCTCTTTACAAGGTTGGAAGGATGGCCTCcattaaaacaagaacaaagtgtttttttctctttctgacgTTTCCACTACAGGTGACCCCCGAGGAATTCATGAACTACTATGCAGGTGTAAGTGCATCCATTGACACAGATGTGTACTTCATCATCATGATGACGACGGCTTGGAAGCTCTAAAGACCTGTCCCTGGAAACTAGGCCATGCATGCAGTCATGTGACTCCGAGTGATTACGCTCCACCCCCAAACTTAGAATGCTCTTCAATTCACTGTTCATCAAACAGACTCTTCTTTGCCAGCACACTGTATTTTCTAGGCTGACAAGAGGGCAGAAATAAAGTCACTAATAATTAACTATGAGCTTGCCTCCTTTGAAACTGTTTCCTTATCTCTAAAATGAGAATTATGAAATTTATATCTCTGAATTTCCTAACACTGTGGCTGATTCACACAGGTGCTTAATTAACTTGGCTTGTCTCCCTTGGTCATTAATGATCTCGTGTTTGCCCAGAAAACCAGTATATTTTCACCTTTAAGCCAGGTATGAGGATACCTCTATTTATATAGTAAAATCTTAAGGGTTTTAGTCTCAATTTGGGTATCAGAAAGAAACAATATACTAGATTCATAATTTCCCCATGTCAATCTGGAGGTTCACTCCTTGTTTTGACAAATAGATTGAACTTGACCATTGGTTTGCTTGTTccctttgtcttttaaaagatgaatgtGAGAGTGGAGGCCATTTCTTTGAATGGTAGGCCAGTGGCTTTTCAATGCTTCCTTGTGGTTGGAGTTCTGAGCCTGGGCTGAATTCTGTTTTATGTGGAACAGCTTCACTGTGATAACTAGCAAACTTTCCTTTCAAGCAATGTTTACTTTTGTTGTCTGTTGTTAGCCAACATTGTTGACAATTCTATCCACCCAAAGAGGATGGGTGTGGCACAGACTAAAATCAAGAATATGCCAAAGCAGAGTTTCCATCTTGCCAGTTCATGACTCCTCTTTCTAGCACCCAGGCCTGCTCACATATTATTGACATGAGAGAACCGACCCACAAGGGGCTAATGTATACACACAGGAAGCCCCAGAAATGAGAGAAACAGAGCCTGAAGCTACAATTCCTACTCTGGATGACTGTGCTTGGAGACACAGACAACACAGTGAGCAGCCTCTGGTTGTGGTACTGGGAGGAATTCtagttgcttttgttgtttggaaGTCCCCTGTACAGATCCCATATCTGGCTGCCCCTAGGCATTGGCTTATGGACATAGCTTTAGTTAATGGTGTCTTCACCTTTAAGAAGCTCCATAAAGTGGGTCTCAAGAGGCTTTGTTTTACTTTCACCCTACCTCCATTACTTAAGTCTCATCTTACACTCTATTCTCTATTCTATTAGGAATGATATTGATTTAAAACCTGTGTTGCAAGTTGAGAATTATAtcagttctgtttgtttgtttgttttttgatctgatacaactcacagcagggtctttattctattcaagtTAGTGGTAGAGGAGCCTCAAATATCTactggggcaaggctttatagtaagcagcaagtgAGAATAAGTGTGCAAGGATCCAATTGGAAAactactgtggcctttaacataactgGTTAATGCTGGAAGTCAAattataaacttaatttctgctcccaTCTGCATGGGTGGTCATTAGGCAGGAGGTGGCCTTGTAACCTGGGGGTACAGGTTTGTTGGGGGAGTAACCTGGAGACATTGGTCTTGTTGGGAATTAGCCTAGAGTCTGGAGCTAGGCTTGGGTTTTGTTGGGGgccaacttggaaactaatggtaggtaccagcctgttagtttacctgagttcaaactaaggtcaggttctctaaaatggagtctgaacttaaaagatttggccaCTCAGAAGAAAATAGTGAGGctacatatcagacatttactGGAACAGGGACATTTTTGGACTCTATGGCACAATTaataatatcaaaagaaaattagGTGGCTCTCTCGAATCTTGTTGTTACTGCCTGGACAAACCTAAGCTTTGACAGACATCCAACAGGGGAGAGAAGAGCCTTATGCTGATTGTGGATTGTCTCATGAATGCAGTCACAAAAATAATTCGTCACGAAGAGGTGGCAGGTATGTTGTTGAGAAAATTAGCTTACAAAAATGCTAATCAAATGTGCAGAGACCTGCTTAGGCCTGTAAGGCATTCTGGAAAAATTACAGATTTTGTCAGCCTCTGTGTTGACATTATACCCTTTCTGGCCCAAGGGCTTGCAATAACTGCAGCTTTCCAGAGACTTTCCCATTTCAGAATGGAGGGTCTGGGGATAAGGATCCAAGTTTTAACCTTTGTTTTAATTGTAGACATCCCAGACATATAAGCTATGAGGGCCTTCATGGGTttatcctatctctgattcattctgtgaAATTATTCTCTGATTTGTGATTTTTACTCaccctcaattagatatcactttcaaatgtggttgcttccttctacaaactatcTTTACtttgtttaggattaaaggtgtgtactaaggacaCATCTGTATTCTTACCAGAGGGGTTAAAGATGTGTCATTCCATCTATATCATATAGACCTTGAAGGTCActggatatgatcccttgccagagcatctatgttgctggattaaaattcctctgctTACTATTTAAGTCAGAAGGCATACATATTTACTACTACAATAGAAACAATTATCAGTTCCTTAAACTAAATATTGTGAATGTCCTTATGAAGATCTGTTGATGCAAGGATCCTTCTTAACAGAAATCCTGATTATCTCTCACTTAGCTAATGCCCATTTCATTATCAAGGTTTTCCTATCTGCCAGTATGATGATTGATCTGTCTATTTTCAGTCAGTTTTTTGAGCTGTCtgcaggcagggggaggggaagatttCTGCatcatctctgcttcagttcctttgtatatcttcatatatatatatggattgtAATTTACCCTATAGTCACAGTTGCAGTAAGTACTGCAATGACTTTCACAAGTAACATCCCATCCCTTCTACTCCTACCCTTAGTCTTAAGGGATCTGAAATTGAGTTTCCAATTTTTAATGCAGGCAAAATCTGTCAATATaagtaaaaattgtttttggCTTTGTGATTTGCCGTCTCAGAGGCTTCTGGGTCATTCCTTTCTCAGGTTCCAGGCTCCCACTGTTTTGGAGTCTCCCAGTTGTGATTTTCATTGGTTGCCCAGCTGAACTTAAAGAACTAATGCTACCTCTGGAGACAATATCAGGTGAATTTCTTCTATGTGACTCTGCCCGATGTCTTCTGACTTGTCTGTCAGTTGTCCTTTGTGTTGGTGTGGTTTCCTCTTTCACAATCATGTTGGGCACCAGATGTAAAAGTGACTGCTACTCACAAAATCTGATTGTTATCTCAGTGGCTTGGTACTGAATAAGTTCATTTTTTcaagttctttctgaactctgactggctggtACAGCTCAACTGTGGGTCAAATTACACACCAAGCTGACTAGTTCAAACTGGCTTCTCACTACATTGCTCTGCTTTGAAAACTGCTTCTGATTTCCATGAAATGAGCTTGTGTTgtgtgaaataataaaaaacagaccAGCACGTTCCCCCACTTGAGCTGGCAACTCTCAGCCCCCAGGGGCCTGGCCAGATTGTcaggcaatggctgacctgttatTATCTTGTGGAGattctgcctctgaactccacaatctctccacccagctcgctgGGTTCCCGCTGGGGAGTCATTGCCATGccaaccctgtgcttcaaatgtctcccatcctcaccccacagcctttgtggggcacctcaggcaaacccatgcttggcttccgtacctttctctcttgaactcagGAGCCGCCCTCTGCTGTCCCGTTCCAAAAAAAGCTATATCAGTTCTTTACTAGtgtgtcttgctttgtttcttgttAGGGAAGCTCAATTTACTTATCTCGATACTGACTGGAAAAGAGGCCTTGGTCTTGAGATTGAGCATGGATACCTTCATGTCATAGGAAGtgagcctctcccctccccccactccattCATTATACAAGACATATTTTCCATTGGCTTTACTAACTAGTCTTTTTAGAGAATGGCAGAGCAACCAATACCAAAcataacaagaaaatatttataagtcATATCAGAAGCACAACTATGCAGGAAGGTATCATTTTTAAAGCATGTGCCCTGCAAACTGTGGCTCAGGAGAAGTCTCCTGTGTCCTAGGCATGGTGGACATAGCCTACTGCTCTAGATAGATTTGTGTCTTTGATTCTGGGTATGACTTGTGGCTTGCTTAATGGGGGCTACCGAGTGAGCATGATTCTGAGCAGTGCCTGGGTTGTGGCTATCAGCGCTGTCTCTTCCAGTGATACTTTGCTTCCTGTCTTATGGGGGTTCAGGGCACAATGATCTAACTTTAGATAACCCTTGTCTCACTGTGCACATTCAGCTGCCTCCCTTTCAGAGGTTTAGGTTCTGGACTCAGGGACAAGATTCCACCAAGGCCTTCTCTCACCTTAGAGAAACCAGGTCTCTTAAGAACCTGATGTCCAAggaacactgcacacacacacacacacacacacacacacacacacacacacacacacacacacttctagtcTCATCTATGATTTCTTAGACACACAGTCAAGAATGACTTATTAATTCACTCCTAGTAGctatggaaggaagagagaagatacATTTAAAGATATTATCTAATAACTTAATAAACATGCTTTCAATTTATTTAACATGTAGATTTTAAACAGAATTCCACCTGTAAAATGAGAAGTACTTGGGTCAGGAGGCAGAAAACAACACAAACTCCTAAACACATTTCTAGGGAAGACTTTTCTACTGGACATGGATCCAatacaggagagaagagagggtggaATTAGCAgcctttttaatgaaataaaaccaaTGCATGCAGACATTTCCAAGTTAAAATCTTCTGACCAAGCCAATGCTTCTAATACTGAACCTGGAAAGTGTCTTTCAGAACACAGCCTTGTGTAAGAAGGGCAAAAGACTTAGTTACTATTAAGAGCTGCATTCCACTGGCAGAGccgctcaggagacagctatatcaggctcccgttagcaagctcttgttggcatccacagtagtgtctgattttggtggttgtttatgggatggatccccaggtggggcagtctctggatggtcattccttcagtctctgctccacactttgtctctataactcctttcatgggtattttgttccccattcaaagaaggaaccaagtatccacactatggtcttccttcttcttgagcttcatgtgttttgcgaattgtatcttgggtattccgagcttctgggctaatatctacttatctgtgagtgcatagcatgtgtgttcttttgtgactgagttacctcactcaggatgatgccctccagatgcATCCACAGTCTCAGtgcaaaggagaaacaaaatgtgTTGAATTAGGTATAGACTGGAGCAGAACCCCTCCTCAGTCTGAAGGACTAGTGTCTCACCACTCTCTTGTTCTTGGTAGGATCTTTCCACCCATGCATAGCAGTTCATTTACTCTGTGTGGTTTATATGCATGAACATAGTTACAATTCAGACTTACACACCACGCTGCAGGAAGGCGTGGCAGCCCTCCATGTCACCTGCCAACTGACTCAGCATGTAATGTAATGACTCAATGTGGCTTGCAGGTAAAAATATCTTGATAATTATTTACTGACCCTCATGCTCTTCTCTGGAGTGGGCATGGGGCAGTGAATTTGATGCTACCAGTGGCTTGTAAACCAAATTGACATCCAACAGTTAATAGATCAGAGACTGCGGGGAAGGAGGACAACCTAGCACTGAAATTCTCCTTTCCAACCCTCACATAGCCTTTCAGGTAGACAGCTGGAGCCCATCATATGGCACTGTGTGAGGGAATTACAAATTTTGACAGTCTGCCCAGACAATGCAAGCATATTGTACTGCATATCCTATTCATGGGGTTAGATAGTGGATATATTCCTTCAGCTGTCCTGGCCATTGTAGATTGCCTCATTGGACCATACAAGCAGGAAGTGGTCCTCACCTTCATGAATCTACCTACAGTTAGACTGTTATTTAGACGTGATATTTAATCAAGGAAAGAGTTAGCTAGTGTGTGGGTACGCTGCTTCTCCTGCTTGATAAAATTGTATTAGCATGCTGTGACTCACATATATTCTAGATTTATGCAAATCTATTTTGAGCacagaatacaaaatatatagCTTCCAACTTTCCAAATTGTCCAACAAGcttattttcttagaaattattattattttaattaaaatatctattaGATGAAGTAAAAAAGTTTAGTCATAGGAATGCTTTGACTCAAAGGGAAAACAAAGATTTTGGAGGGGGCTTTTAAAATCAAGAGCTTCTCAAATACAGTAACAAGGTTTTAAATCTTAGAAATGCCATGGCTCAAAGTACAAACAAAAGCTTCAAGGATCTGCTGTATAATAGATTAGTTTGACAGATCATTTTCTCAGCATGATTTAACTCCTCCAAGTTGCTTAGGTGAAAATTGTGTACTCAGGTTAGAGCTAGCGAAGTTCTTTtgttctaacaacaacaaaaactccctCGCCAAGTTAATGCCTCAAATTATTTCTTCTAAAGTAGATGACGGGTGGAACCTGTTGAAAGATATACAAGCAAATGATTGATGGGGCTTCTGAGAACATTGTTGTGAGAAGACATTCTCTCTGGTGTCTGGGTTGGTGCGGTGAGAGGCTGTGGTGAAGCAGCCCTTCCTCTCTGAGAATATAGCGGCCTTCTTGTTTAATTCTCACACCTGCTTTGCCAAAGccagttttttttcttcccctcagAAAAATGTAATGGAAGTAAAACTCACTGAGAATATAAACCACCCACAGGCAGCTGAGTTTCTGATATGGATCTCACATGTAGCAAAAGGTAAAGTACACCACaggaaaaaaaccctcaaaaggTCAtcgtttttcttcttttttttctttcttttcttttcttcttcttttttttaatcactcgTATTGGATTCTTCTCCTGATTCTTCAGAACAGAATTTACTGACCTTTTCACTTGGCACTCAGACACTGGTATTGATCTCATAGCATCTTTCTCTGGTGCTCTAAGATACCAGAAGCTGGTATCTTAGAAACGCACAGGCTGTATGCAGAACTCATGATAATCGGCAGTCTGAGGGAGACTCAGAACAGAAAGGGAACCTCACATGGAAAGAAGATGATGGATGGAAGAGTGGCTTGTTCCTTCCAGGGCTCACTTGGGTTTTGGCTCTTCTACACTGATGAGATGAAGTGCATCACAAATATGGGGTATTATCTAATGCCAGTCACTCACTGCCTTACTAAGCCCAGGACATTCTCTTCGTTTCCAAGGGAACAGAGACGTAAAGTACCATTCCACAGGTTTCCTACTCATGCCTCAAAACTCATTTAGCAATATcattcaaaatacatttacttaAGAGCGTCATTGAAGCTGCAACGTGCCTGCAGTAAATCATGGGAATCTGAGCTTAACTAATCAGTTATTTAGAAAGTGTTTGAGTAGaaattcacatttatttcttataaattaAAACCCCAAACAAATGTTAAATAAATCAGTAATATAACAATACTTAGAAGGGCTGTGTCTTTCTATAGCCATATGTTTATGCgagatatttatttgtatgtaaatataatttgtatACTAGTGGCAAAAATGTTGCATATAGCTTTAAAACAGTGCCAAGCCAATAGTGACTTGTCATTTTAACAGAACTGTCACTCAATCTATTTTCTCAACAGTGAGATGTTCTCATATGTAAATATTATCTTGACAGCAAACAGTTAAGTAGACATCAAATAAACACTGGTTTCGAAGCAGCATTCTGTTTGATAAATAAGAATATTGATGGTATTTATAGTATAcatgctaaatattttatttaaaataaggtgtgaaccctgagattccacctcacaccagtcagaatggctaagatcaaaaattcaggtgacagcagatgctggcggggatgtggagaaagaggaacNNNNNNNNNNNNNNNNNNNNNNNNNNNNNNNNNNNNNNNNNNNNNNNNNNNNNNNNNNNNNNNNNNNNNNNNNNNNNNNNNNNNNNNNNNNNNNNNNNNNNNNNNNNNNNNNNNNNNNNNNNNNNNNNNNNNNNNNNNNNNNNNNNNNNNNNNNNNNNNNNNNNNNNNNNNNNNNNNNNNNNNNNNNNNNNNNNNNNNNNNNNNNNNNNNNNNNNNNNNNNNNNNNNNNNNNNNNNNNNNNNNNNNNNNNNNNNNNNNNNNNNNNNNNNNNNNNNNNNNNNNNNNNNNNNNNNNNNNNNNNNNNNNNNNNNNNNNNNNNNNNNNNNNNNNNNNNNNNNNNNNNNNNNNNNNNNNNNNNNNNNNNNNNNNNNNNNNNNNNNNNNNNNNNNNNNNNNNNNNNNNNNNNNNNNNNNNNNNNNNNNNNNNNNNNNNNNNNNNNNNNNNNNNNNNNNNNN contains these protein-coding regions:
- the Capsl gene encoding calcyphosin-like protein isoform X2; protein product: MAGTARHDWEMAIQSKKKLSTATDPIERLRLQCLARGSAGIKGLGRVFRIMDDNNNRTLDFKEFLKGLNDYAVVMEKEEAEELFRRFDRDGSGTIDFNEFLLTLRPPMSRARKEVIMKAFRKLDKTGDGVITIEDLREVYNAKHHPKYQNGEWTEEQVFRKFLDNFDSPYDKDGLVTPEEFMNYYAGVSASIDTDVYFIIMMTTAWKL
- the Capsl gene encoding calcyphosin-like protein isoform X1, whose protein sequence is MLSEADPCNCNFPHLIRQERWKSRLRTLSGAAASCTKERWSGQASLAPVHQSPLWLLYSASVPDLPVTAFCCSMAGTARHDWEMAIQSKKKLSTATDPIERLRLQCLARGSAGIKGLGRVFRIMDDNNNRTLDFKEFLKGLNDYAVVMEKEEAEELFRRFDRDGSGTIDFNEFLLTLRPPMSRARKEVIMKAFRKLDKTGDGVITIEDLREVYNAKHHPKYQNGEWTEEQVFRKFLDNFDSPYDKDGLVTPEEFMNYYAGVSASIDTDVYFIIMMTTAWKL